From a region of the Mycobacterium sp. SMC-8 genome:
- the mobA gene encoding molybdenum cofactor guanylyltransferase: MTSPLPLAAVVLAGGASRRMGRDKATLTVDGPSGSVTLVERVVAVVRERCDPVFVVAAPGQALPDLDAVVLRDEIRGVGPLLAAGRGLRAAAESGRAHAFLCAVDMPALTSEVIDVLAAPAGRLDADVVLPWDGRDHYLAGIYRTALHTVVSELLAAGERSMRSLVNAVDTQRIVLPPQPSLANVNTADELAAVVPPRLSQQIAIDSFNNDYR, translated from the coding sequence GTGACGTCACCGCTGCCGTTGGCTGCTGTCGTACTCGCCGGGGGAGCCTCCCGGCGGATGGGTCGGGACAAGGCCACGTTGACCGTCGACGGGCCCTCGGGGTCCGTCACCCTTGTCGAGCGCGTGGTCGCCGTGGTGCGTGAACGCTGCGATCCGGTCTTCGTGGTCGCCGCCCCCGGTCAGGCGTTGCCAGACCTGGATGCCGTCGTGCTGCGCGACGAGATCCGCGGCGTGGGGCCGCTGCTGGCGGCCGGGCGGGGTCTGCGTGCCGCCGCCGAATCAGGCCGCGCGCACGCGTTCCTGTGTGCGGTCGACATGCCGGCGCTGACCTCCGAGGTGATCGATGTCCTCGCCGCCCCCGCGGGCCGGTTGGATGCGGACGTGGTGCTCCCGTGGGACGGGCGCGACCACTACCTCGCGGGTATCTACCGAACGGCCCTGCACACCGTCGTCTCGGAGCTGCTCGCGGCGGGGGAGCGCAGCATGCGGTCGCTGGTGAATGCGGTCGACACCCAACGGATCGTGCTGCCGCCCCAGCCGTCCCTGGCCAACGTCAACACGGCAGACGAGCTGGCCGCAGTTGTGCCGCCGCGATTGTCCCAGCAAATTGCCATTGATTCCTTTAACAATGACTATCGCTAA